The Saccharomyces paradoxus chromosome XV, complete sequence DNA window AATTCCAAATCTGGTAAATATTATAGGTTACTGCAAGAGGTACATTATCACACAAGACTAGGTACATCCACCGATAAAATTGGGCTAAGGCTGGATTATCTGCCAACTTTtagaaaaagattattaGATCCATTTTTGAAGCAAGGTGCTGATGCAATTACATCTGTCATAGGGGTAATGGATGATTACTATTTGACCAAAGAAGATTGGGATTCTATTATGGAGTTTTTTGTGGGCCCCGATGTGACCACTGCAGTTATCAAAAAGATACCAACTGCTGTTAAAAGTGGATTCACCCGAAAATACAACAGTATGACACATCCAGTCGCAATTTACAGAACAGGTAGTACTATAGGTGGTGGTGCTGTTGGCACCAGTACTAGTACCCCTGACTTCGAAGATGTCGTCGACGCGGATGACAACCCAGTCCCTgcagatgatgaagaaacgCAAGACAGTGGCACAGACCTAAAGAAGGATAAACTTATCAAGCAGAAAACTAAACCTACGAAGAGGAAGACCGCCAACAGTAAAACTGGCAGtagcaaaaaaaggaaaacgaaagcatgatttatttatataatagTTAGTCACgcttttcttctcattTATTTTGTGTGCCGTTCCATCACAGATACAAAAAGCGTACGGCGATAGCAGCTCGATGAGTACCATAACCGCCTTATATAATCACTTTTATTGGCATAGGGCACAAAATAATGCACCCTTACGTATAACTGTCATTAAATATTACATTTCTTAGGTCTAACATTTGTATCTAATATGTTATTCCAGTATTATGCGTTGTGcaattggaaaaatgtcaagttattatattattaattttGAGAGTGTCTTACGTCGCTACCGTTAATATAGCAATCGTCAACAAATATTTTAGAGATGCAGAAGTTTTGAATTGTCAAAGCGTCCATCAAAGGCATCTTTTAGCCAGTAGTATAATTTTTGGAACACAATTCTCTGAGCGTTATGGTACCTGATTGAATGATCCGAATCTGGAAAAACATGCATGTCATAGTTCGTCAATCCCAACAGATTTAATTGATCAACTAACCTAAATGTATTTTCTATGTGAACATTATCGTCCGAAGTTCCGTGCAAAATGAAGAGCCGCTTTAGGGATTCGAAtgatttgaagtttttgataGTGGACACTTCAAAATAGCCTTCCTTGTTCTCTGATGGTTGGTTCATATATCTTTCCGTGTAAATGGAATCATACAATGTCCAATTTGTTACTGGCGCAACAACCATCGCGTATTTAAATGTGTCGCCATTATCTAATTCCACGGTTTTCAGACTAGTAAAACCGCCGTATGACCAACCCCAAATAGCGATTTTACTTTCATCTATATGTGGGCTGTTCCTTtgtataaatttttttgtgaCTTCAGTAATATCCCTGGGTTCCCAATATCCTAATTTCTCGCGAGCCCATGATTTAAAATTCCAACCTTTGCCCCCGGTTCCTCTGGGCTCTATTTGTAGAACAATAACATCTAATCCTGATACAACGGCTTGCTCAAACGCAAGGGACGACTTCGTCGTAAATGTTTGAGATCCTGGGCCACCATAAATATTTACTAATATCgggtatttttttttaggaTCCAAATTTGCCGGTTTGATTTCAATGTAGTTTATTTCAACGCCATCGTTTAGAATCATGGACTTATAGCTTGTAATAGGTAGATCGTAGCccttcattttttccttgaaCCTTTCATCCCTCGTCAGTGGTAAGATTGAATCATCGTGCATTTCAGCaatattcaaaactttTGTGAGCGGTCcaactatttttttaggTGTATCAGGCCCCAgttttttggaaatagcATACCTCGCACTAGAACTTAATTCGAACTCATAGAAATCATACTTGTCTGATGGGTTTTGCAAAACCTGAAATGTATCATCAGTTGCGGAATTAGTAAGACGAGTACTATAAAGGTGTTGTGACATGACGCCAATCTCATTGGCTGTAAAAAATACGGTATCTGTTTCATATTCGTAACCGGCTATTCCATTCCCAGTAACTTCCCAGTTTCCTTTGGTTAACTGGATACAATCTTTAGCGAAAATAGTTGGATAATAAAAGAGATGATTGAACCCTTTACTATCTGCATGAATATCAATGTATCCATAATCCATCCTCTTGGACTCTGGCTTTGGTGGAATGCTTAAAATATCCTTTGTCTTTTCAATCCATCCATTAAACAGGTTTGAATTGGTGCTTCTCACAGTAAGCATCTGATATGACGGTATATCATACACTTTGGCGTCTAATATCTTGGAGTTTCTATCGGTGATTTCGAATCTAAATGCATCTGGGCTAATCCATTTTCcattatataaaatggaATCTTCCTGACCGCCGGTATTAATTGAGTAAATTACACCGTTCTGTAAGTTAACGAGGAATAAATCGAACTTTGGATTTTGAAATCCTGGTTTCGGGTATTTGATTCGGGTGTCAGAGAGGTATGCTTTGTTCATGTCTGTGTAACGGGTTAATCGAATATCGTCAACATTGGTGTCATTGAATCTTGCAAATACAGCTTTTGAATCGTCTGGAGCCCACCATATGGCTTGATCTGATGCAAGGACCTCTTCTTCGTATATCCAATCTGGTTTGGCAttgaatatattcttcGAGCCATCTTCGGTTACCTTCTTGGCAAATCTGGAATTTACTTGTTGTAGAAACAAATTGTTCTCGTAGACAAAATATATGTAATTGTACGAAGGCGAAAAATGGGCATAGGACAGTTTTGATAGTCCAAGTTCATAATTATCATCTGATTTTACGGGGGGTAATATTGGTTCAATAGCACCAGTGTTCAAGTCTTTGATCCAATAAAAACCCTTTGAAGAGTGTCTAAACTCGGGATCTAAGTTAGTTCCGAATATAAGTTTATCCAAACTATAATTAATTTGGACACTACTCACGATAAATTCTACTCCTTCATACAGAAACCTATTACCACCGAGGTTTACTTCAAAAGTCTCATCAAATAACTGTTTCGCAATAAAATGTGTTTGTCCATCGATTTCTTTTATAGTAAAGAATAGCCCAGGATCTGAGTCTTGACCTAATAAGCGCTGCGGCGGGTCGATAAAGTGGAAAGTATCTTCAGGAATAACAAAATCTCCGTTCAAAACGTTTTCGATAGAGAAGGATCTTTTACCTAAACTAGAATCTCCTGGGGATGTTTCATTACGCGTAGTCTTAGTAGATAGGAATTTAGTGGGTATTAGAATAaccaataaaaataaaactaatAGTGCTATTAACGTAAAGATTAAAACGTAAGATCTTTTCTCGGGCAAAGACCACTCTGTCCAGCGACGATTGAATGTGTTTACACTGAAAAAGGAATGCATGGGACGCTGATTTTCAATGTCATTAAACTGGAAGCTTTCTCGTTTGGGGCGCATTGAGTATTGTTCTTGAAGGAAGGGGGTTTGAGGACCATCGGTAACATCTATTGTAGCGTCAGTCGGTCTACTCTCATCTATTGTATGTTCATTCTCGTTTATTTGAGAATCCGTATTAGTTACATTATCGTTATTAGGGAAGAATGGCTTATCCATGGAAGAGTTGGAACTTTTCCTTTGCGGAAATAAATGACTATTCTTCCTTTTATGCGAATgagttgaagaagacattAACGGTTTTCTATATTATTACACGAATAACAGCCCGATTAGGTTTATTAAGGTCATGAGGCTAGaagaaaacatcaaaacaaaataggTATTCGGTTTTCTGTCAGTACATACTTAAAAGACCCAGCAGTAGTCACCTTTAAGTTATATTATGAAACAAATTTCATCGGCCGGGTGGCTATGCCTAAAGCCGCGCCTTGATAGAATAAGGAGAGAGGCTTATATCATATATCTTGATGCTACAAAGGCATATATTAGTGGCAATCacaaaacagaaaagatACTTGAGCGTTAGAACATCAGGAACTATGGCAAACCAAAAGCAAATGAGAACTCAAATACTAATTACAGACATTCCTAGTGGCAAATTTGCTAGTAAATGGCCTACACAACTGGAGAAAACTTTATTTAAGGAGCAATTCCCAAATTTACAGAGCCGCTTGCAGTACTACACACCGTTGCCATTTTTAAACAGAATTATAATTATATTTgacaatgaagatgacacGCTACAGGTGTTTAAGTTCTTACAGCAACTGCTAGCCAAGGAGAATGGCGGCCCGATGAAGTTATTTGTAACCGAGTCCCTGTTAAATAATCAACATCCTCGATCTCGTTCCACCGATGATGCTATCTCGTTGCAAGATAATAGCTCACCCCTGTTGGAGGATCATCGCAGCAAGCCCCTCTTATCTATTAATACAGATCCAGGAGTTACTGGAATAGACAGCTCATCCCTCAATAAGGGAGGATCTTCATTATCCCCAGACAAATCATCTCTAGAATCACCTACGCTTTTAAAGCTTTCTATGGATTCGAAGCCATTCAGTTACCAAGAACCGCTGCCAAAGCTTTCTAGatcgtcttcttcaacgTCAAATCTCTCGTTGAACGGAAGTTCACAGACATCATTACCTTCACAACTAGAAAATAAGG harbors:
- the RCN2 gene encoding Rcn2p (similar to YOR220W), which produces MANQKQMRTQILITDIPSGKFASKWPTQLEKTLFKEQFPNLQSRLQYYTPLPFLNRIIIIFDNEDDTLQVFKFLQQLLAKENGGPMKLFVTESLLNNQHPRSRSTDDAISLQDNSSPLLEDHRSKPLLSINTDPGVTGIDSSSLNKGGSSLSPDKSSLESPTLLKLSMDSKPFSYQEPLPKLSRSSSSTSNLSLNGSSQTSLPSQLENKDKPTSDTKCLFASKPLRLTIDTSTRSSAASGTENDVNVTASNPPKSPSITVNEFFH
- the STE13 gene encoding Ste13p (Dipeptidyl aminopeptidase~similar to YOR219C), yielding MSSSTHSHKRKNSHLFPQRKSSNSSMDKPFFPNNDNVTNTDSQINENEHTIDESRPTDATIDVTDGPQTPFLQEQYSMRPKRESFQFNDIENQRPMHSFFSVNTFNRRWTEWSLPEKRSYVLIFTLIALLVLFLLVILIPTKFLSTKTTRNETSPGDSSLGKRSFSIENVLNGDFVIPEDTFHFIDPPQRLLGQDSDPGLFFTIKEIDGQTHFIAKQLFDETFEVNLGGNRFLYEGVEFIVSSVQINYSLDKLIFGTNLDPEFRHSSKGFYWIKDLNTGAIEPILPPVKSDDNYELGLSKLSYAHFSPSYNYIYFVYENNLFLQQVNSRFAKKVTEDGSKNIFNAKPDWIYEEEVLASDQAIWWAPDDSKAVFARFNDTNVDDIRLTRYTDMNKAYLSDTRIKYPKPGFQNPKFDLFLVNLQNGVIYSINTGGQEDSILYNGKWISPDAFRFEITDRNSKILDAKVYDIPSYQMLTVRSTNSNLFNGWIEKTKDILSIPPKPESKRMDYGYIDIHADSKGFNHLFYYPTIFAKDCIQLTKGNWEVTGNGIAGYEYETDTVFFTANEIGVMSQHLYSTRLTNSATDDTFQVLQNPSDKYDFYEFELSSSARYAISKKLGPDTPKKIVGPLTKVLNIAEMHDDSILPLTRDERFKEKMKGYDLPITSYKSMILNDGVEINYIEIKPANLDPKKKYPILVNIYGGPGSQTFTTKSSLAFEQAVVSGLDVIVLQIEPRGTGGKGWNFKSWAREKLGYWEPRDITEVTKKFIQRNSPHIDESKIAIWGWSYGGFTSLKTVELDNGDTFKYAMVVAPVTNWTLYDSIYTERYMNQPSENKEGYFEVSTIKNFKSFESLKRLFILHGTSDDNVHIENTFRLVDQLNLLGLTNYDMHVFPDSDHSIRYHNAQRIVFQKLYYWLKDAFDGRFDNSKLLHL